GCCGCAATCATGATGGGCGGCTGGAGGTGTTCGCGAGAGGGGGAGACGGGGCCCTGTGGCACACCTGGCAGGTCTCGCCCGGTGGTGGCTGGTCCGGCTGGCATTCCCTGGGGGGCTACATCACCGCGAAACCCGCGGTCGGGCTCAATCATGACGGGCGGCTGGAGGTGTTCGCGAGAGGGGGAGATGGGGCCCTGTGGCACACCTGGCAGACCTCGCCGGGTGGTGCCTGGTCCGGCTGGTCGTCACGCGGGGGCTACATCACCTCGGATCCTGTTGCAGGCCGAAATCATGATGGACGGCTGGAGGTGTTCGCCAGAGGGGGAGACGGGGCCCTGTGGCACACCTGGCAGACCTCACCGGGTGGTGCCTGGTCCGGCTGGCATTCCCTGGGCGGCAACATCACCTCAACACCTGCGGTCGGGCTCAATCATGATGGACGGCTGGAGGTGTTCGCGAGAGGGGGAGATGGGGCCTTGTGGCACACTTGGCAGACCTCGCCGGGTGGTGCCTGGTCCGGCTGGTCGTCACGCGGGGGCTACATCACCTCGGATCCTGTTGCAGGCCGAAATCATGATGGACGGCTGGAGGTGTTCGCCAGAGGGGGAGACGGGGCCCTGTGGCACACCTGGCAGACCTCACCGGGTGGTGCCTGGTCCGGCTGGCATTCCCTGGGCGGCAACATCACCTCAACACCTGCGGTCGGGCTCAATCATGATGGACGGCTGGAGGTGTTCGCCAGAGGGGGAGACGGGGCCCTGTGGCACACCTGGCAGACCTCACCGGGTGGTGCCTGGTCCGGCTGGCATTCCCTGGGGGGCTACATCACCGGATTGCGCGTTCCAGCGCATGACAACGGGTCTGAAGGGCACCTGGAGGATTTGGCCTCCAACGCCCTCCATCGTTGATGTCGCTTGAGTGCTTTGTGGAGAGCAGACGACCTACCAATGGTGGTCTGCTCTTCAATTCCTAACGCTTGCTCCAGCGGGCCGGAGTGCCGCGCACGTCGATGTGCACGAAGGGCCCGTGGACGCGGTTGGCGCGGTAGACGCCGTAGCCACCGATGAGCGCGGGCACGCGCTGCTCCACGCGGTCCACGGCGCGGGCGAGCACCTCGGCGTCCTTCACGTCGACGCGCCCGTTGCCATCGAGGTCATCCATCTGCCCATCGCCATTGTCGTCGAGCCAGACGTCGGCCGCGTCCCCGTAGGTGTGGCGGCTGAACTTCGCGCGGCCGTTCTCCCCGGGCCCGTTGTACTGGGGCGTGCGGAAGCCGCTCATCACGTGGAGCCCCTTGGCGGGGTAGCCCTGGGTGCGCAGCTCCTGGAGCACGAGCTCCAGCTTGTCCACCAGGCGCAGGTCGAGCACGAGGTACTTGGGCCAGACGTCGGCCTGGTCCTTGGTGAGGAAGTTGCGGAGGCGGAAGTGCTCGGAGACGGCGAAGTCCTGGTTCTCTCGCGTCACCTCGATGAGGAGCTCGGGAGGGGCGTAGCGGCCGGTGCGGCCAGCGCCGCGGGCCGGCCAACGGCCGATGCGGTAGCCGTTGAGCTGCGTCTTCGAGCCGTCGAAATGGACGGGGGTGATGACGGCGTGCGGGCTGGCCTCCGCGCCCTGGGTGGCGGGAGCGAGCCTCCAGACGCCGGGCTGGGCGGGGGCCCTCCAGCCCTCATCGGTGATGGACGCGGGAGCCGGGGTGTCCGAGCCCAACGCCAGCCAGCGGGCCTCCTTCACGTCCTCGCGAACGGCGAAGTGGGGCTGGAGCGTCTCACCCGGGGGCACGACGACGGCGCGCAGGGCACCGCTGTGGCCCCGGGAGACCAGTTCCACGGGCGTGGACGGAGTCGCGGCCGGCACCGGTTCGGCGGCCATGGCGTACTGGGCCACCAGGAGCAGCGCGGCGACGAGGAAGAGGATGACTGAACGGCTGAGGGGCAGGCGGCTACGGGATGAATTCACGCGGACTCTGAGCAACTGGCCGCTCGGAAAAATTCCTCCGGGTTCCCCGGCTGGACTCCAGGGCAGGGCGGATGCTCGAAAAGACTCGGGAAATGACATGGCCGGCGACCCCTCCTCGGGAGAGGGAGGAGACACCGGCCACGTGTGACGGGTTCCCGGTGGGGCGCCGCCCGCCTCAGCGGATGACGGGGACGATCTCCTTCGTCCACTGGGCGATGTGGTTGGACGTGGTGATGTCCTGGAAGGGCAGCACGAGCGCGGGGTAGCTCGGGTCCTCGCCGAGCGCCACCTTGTCCGGGTCCACGGCGGAGATCCACAGCAGCGTGCCGTTGGCGTTCTCATCCCCGCCGGGGAGCGGGTTGCGCAGGCCATACCGGCGGCTGGAGGAGAAGGTGAACCACTGCAGCCGCGAGCCTGGCTCCCGCGTGCGCTGGTAGAGGAAGGGCGCCCACTTGGGGAAGGAGCTGGTGAGGTTCGCTCCGGTGTCGCGCTTGCCGGGAGCATTCGCGCGGGCGAGGTCGATGAGCGGGGCCCCCGCCTCGGCCTTCACGGCGAAGAGCCGCGCGGAGGGATCGCTGTCCGCGTTGCAGTCCGTGCCGGAGGTGGAGCCGCTCGGGCAGGTGGACTCATTGAAGAGGAGGAACATGTTGTCGGGCGAGATGGCCGGGTAGTAGCGGTTCTTGCCGTCCACGGCGGGCGCGAGCGTCACCGGCGCGCTCCAGCCCGCATCGGTCCGGTTGACCAGCTGGATGGCCCCCTTGCCGAAGCGCTGGTTGGTGCCCTTCACCCCCATCTTCACGAAGGCGATCTTCTGCCCGTCCGCGGACCAGTCGGGGTGGCTGACCGGGTTGGTGCTGGTGCCCGTGCCCGCGAGGCTCTGCGCCTTCTTGCCGGTGTTGCCGTCGAAGAGCATCAGGTTGAAGTCGGTGGCACCCGAGTCCGCGTAGACGCCCACGTACTGCGAGCCATCCGGGTTCCACGACTCGAAGATGCTCTTGTCCGGGGAGCTGGCGCCCGCGTTGTAGGGAGCGAGCAGCGTCTTGCTGGCCACATCCATCAGCACGAGGCGCCCGGAGTTCTGGCCACTGGCCTCGGCGACGAGCTTCTTCCCGTCGCGGGACAGCGCGTGGCAGCCGATGCACTCGCCGGCCGCGACCTCGGGACCGGCGAACTTCTCGCCCGTGAGCTGCGAGGCGCTCGAGAAGTCGAAGCGCATGATGGCCGAGTCGTTGGAGGTGGTCCAATAGTAGAGGCCGCCGGTGAGGTCATCGCGCGCGAAGGACACGGAGAGCGGCGTGGACGTGCCCACCTGCGCGCCCGCGTCGTTGGTGCCGCGCAGGGTGATGGAGACGGGCTCGCCGCCGCGGTTGGTCTGGGTGAGCCACAGCCAGGTGGCGTCGTCCGGCCGGTAGATGCAGCCGCCGTTCAGCGGCTGGGTGCAGCGCAGGTAGACCTTGAGGTCGGTGACGGCGTTCTGGAACGACAGCTCGAAGAGGGTGTTGCCGCTGCCCGGCAGGAAGTGGAGCTCCGCCCCGCGCATGTTGGGCGGCATGAGCACGCCGTCGTTGGGGTAGACGAGGTCCGGCTTGCGCGTGTCGCTGGCGGGGCCGGCGAAGGGGCCCGCGGGGTCCTCGGGCAGCGAGGTGGAGGCGGGATCCTTCACGCTCGCCTGGAGCTTCACGGACACCTGCGTCGTCCCGCGCACGCTGCCCGCGAGGGCGGAGATCGTCGTCACGCCGCCCTGGTTCTTGTAGGTGGTGAAGGTGTTGCCCGAGAAGCCACCGATGAAGCCGTTCTCCACCGAGAAGCGGACCTGCGCGGTGATGTCGCGCGATGCGCCGCCCTCGAAGGTGCCCGTGGCCTTGTAGGTGAGCGAGGCGGGCGTCTTCCCGGCCTCGATGACGAGCACCTGGTCCGCGGGCTCGACGCTGATGGACTTCAGCCCGGGGAGCGGCTCGCCAC
The sequence above is drawn from the Archangium gephyra genome and encodes:
- a CDS encoding D-Ala-D-Ala carboxypeptidase family metallohydrolase, with the translated sequence MNSSRSRLPLSRSVILFLVAALLLVAQYAMAAEPVPAATPSTPVELVSRGHSGALRAVVVPPGETLQPHFAVREDVKEARWLALGSDTPAPASITDEGWRAPAQPGVWRLAPATQGAEASPHAVITPVHFDGSKTQLNGYRIGRWPARGAGRTGRYAPPELLIEVTRENQDFAVSEHFRLRNFLTKDQADVWPKYLVLDLRLVDKLELVLQELRTQGYPAKGLHVMSGFRTPQYNGPGENGRAKFSRHTYGDAADVWLDDNGDGQMDDLDGNGRVDVKDAEVLARAVDRVEQRVPALIGGYGVYRANRVHGPFVHIDVRGTPARWSKR
- a CDS encoding TolB family protein; its protein translation is MRIPALLSTLLAVLLLASTGCEDGGGTGNPSNDGGTTGSGEPLPGLKSISVEPADQVLVIEAGKTPASLTYKATGTFEGGASRDITAQVRFSVENGFIGGFSGNTFTTYKNQGGVTTISALAGSVRGTTQVSVKLQASVKDPASTSLPEDPAGPFAGPASDTRKPDLVYPNDGVLMPPNMRGAELHFLPGSGNTLFELSFQNAVTDLKVYLRCTQPLNGGCIYRPDDATWLWLTQTNRGGEPVSITLRGTNDAGAQVGTSTPLSVSFARDDLTGGLYYWTTSNDSAIMRFDFSSASQLTGEKFAGPEVAAGECIGCHALSRDGKKLVAEASGQNSGRLVLMDVASKTLLAPYNAGASSPDKSIFESWNPDGSQYVGVYADSGATDFNLMLFDGNTGKKAQSLAGTGTSTNPVSHPDWSADGQKIAFVKMGVKGTNQRFGKGAIQLVNRTDAGWSAPVTLAPAVDGKNRYYPAISPDNMFLLFNESTCPSGSTSGTDCNADSDPSARLFAVKAEAGAPLIDLARANAPGKRDTGANLTSSFPKWAPFLYQRTREPGSRLQWFTFSSSRRYGLRNPLPGGDENANGTLLWISAVDPDKVALGEDPSYPALVLPFQDITTSNHIAQWTKEIVPVIR